One genomic segment of Brevibacillus laterosporus LMG 15441 includes these proteins:
- a CDS encoding NTTRR-F1 domain has translation MPFSNKIVNGDFETGTLIPWSFTNVAITNLQSHSGFFSARLFGTTVNSLLFQSVPVTPGDSFEFFLSIAKLGTLLSPQVNIALLYLDVTATPVGIGLNITIPIGHLPDNTANIWTTIYETTTVVPATATQALLIINKIPTLTTADIVVDDIELLQVSGGATGPTGATGPTGATGPTGATGPTGATGPTGDIGPTGPTGPTGPTGDTGPTGPTGDIGPTGPTGDIGPTGPTGDTGPTGPTGDTGPTGPTGDIGPTGPTGDTGPTGDIGPTGPTGDIGPTGPTGDTGPTGPTGPTGDTGPTGPTGDIGPTGPTGDTGPTGPTGDIGPTGPTGDTGPTGPTGDTGPTGPTGDTGPTGPIGDTGATGPTGDTGPTGDTGATGPTGDTGATGPTGDTGPTGPTGDTGPTGPTGDTGATGPTGDIGPTGPTGDIGPTGPTGDTGPTGPTGDIGPTGPTGDIGPTGPTGDTGPTGPTGPTGPAGVFSPSYGFFELSKTMLISSNEAIPFDITGPSHGGISQSDATTISVTQGGDYSICFLVTVNPISALQPDYIEVGLTINNKEIPGFKTSTVTANTDSTGTIQISREAIVTIPSNSTLQLRNLLNNAFTINSSSVSGVIIKIIKLN, from the coding sequence TTGCCCTTTAGTAACAAAATTGTAAATGGTGATTTTGAAACGGGAACCCTGATCCCGTGGAGCTTTACAAATGTAGCAATTACTAATCTACAAAGTCATTCCGGTTTTTTTAGTGCACGATTATTTGGAACTACAGTAAATAGTCTATTGTTTCAATCAGTACCTGTAACACCTGGAGATAGTTTTGAATTTTTTCTATCCATTGCAAAATTAGGTACTTTATTGAGTCCTCAAGTAAATATTGCCCTTCTCTATTTAGACGTAACAGCTACCCCTGTTGGTATTGGACTTAATATTACAATACCTATCGGCCATCTTCCGGATAACACCGCTAATATTTGGACTACAATTTATGAAACCACTACTGTTGTTCCAGCAACGGCTACTCAAGCTTTGCTTATTATTAATAAAATTCCTACCCTAACTACTGCGGATATAGTTGTTGATGACATCGAATTATTACAGGTTAGTGGAGGGGCTACTGGACCTACCGGAGCTACTGGACCGACTGGCGCTACTGGACCTACCGGAGCTACTGGGCCGACTGGCGCTACTGGACCGACTGGCGACATCGGACCGACTGGACCGACTGGACCGACTGGACCGACTGGCGACACCGGACCGACTGGACCTACCGGAGACATTGGACCGACTGGACCGACTGGCGACATCGGACCAACTGGACCTACCGGAGACACTGGACCAACTGGACCTACCGGTGACACCGGACCAACTGGTCCAACTGGCGACATCGGACCAACTGGACCGACTGGTGACACTGGACCTACCGGAGACATCGGACCAACTGGACCGACTGGCGACATCGGACCGACTGGACCGACTGGCGACACCGGACCGACTGGACCAACTGGACCTACCGGGGACACCGGACCGACTGGACCTACCGGAGACATTGGACCAACTGGACCGACTGGCGACACTGGACCAACTGGACCTACCGGAGACATTGGACCAACTGGACCGACTGGCGACACTGGACCAACTGGACCTACCGGGGACACCGGACCGACTGGACCTACCGGAGACACCGGACCGACTGGACCGATCGGCGACACTGGCGCTACTGGACCGACTGGCGACACTGGACCAACTGGTGACACTGGTGCTACTGGACCTACCGGGGACACTGGCGCTACTGGACCTACCGGTGACACTGGACCAACTGGACCTACCGGAGACACCGGGCCGACTGGACCTACCGGGGACACTGGTGCTACTGGACCTACCGGAGACATCGGACCGACTGGACCGACTGGCGACATCGGACCGACTGGACCTACCGGTGACACTGGACCAACTGGACCGACTGGCGACATCGGACCAACTGGACCGACTGGCGACATCGGACCAACTGGACCTACCGGTGACACTGGACCGACTGGACCTACCGGACCGACTGGACCAGCTGGAGTGTTCTCACCTTCTTACGGTTTCTTCGAATTAAGCAAGACTATGTTAATATCTTCAAATGAAGCCATACCTTTTGATATTACTGGTCCATCTCATGGAGGAATTTCACAATCTGATGCAACCACTATCAGCGTTACTCAGGGAGGAGACTATTCCATTTGCTTCCTTGTAACAGTGAATCCAATCAGCGCATTGCAACCAGATTATATCGAAGTTGGCTTGACTATTAATAACAAAGAAATTCCTGGTTTCAAAACTTCCACAGTAACTGCAAATACTGACTCTACAGGTACTATCCAAATCTCAAGAGAAGCTATTGTGACAATACCGTCTAACTCCACTCTGCAACTGAGAAATTTACTGAATAATGCTTTCACTATCAATAGCAGCAGTGTAAGTGGAGTCATAATAAAAATTATTAAATTAAACTAA
- a CDS encoding phosphodiester glycosidase family protein: MLSRLNLFFVLLLAPLCGILLAFAKPSPLEANMDKLSLKSAQLAAQMSELEKTSNETKDILASLRKTADQDKKEAEHYQKQLDNLVAASKNQTKQSTGLLDEILANLLGDPIGQNFGKNSRIKVYSLKEAGYSGYMAKVHLFNPNALKMVLANDSVYSRGETTSHAAKRKGAVLAVNAGGFDKRNGKLAPLGITVVDGQVKTFSNNPNLSFVGFNKNGRLHSGRLTSQEQVKKNGIMQGASFLPILLENGQKKAIPKAWANRREPRTLIGNFENGDLLFIVIDGRNKGGSKGVTLEEAQRKLLEFKVRDAYNLDGGSSSVFYYNGKVLNHPSSGRELSLTTHLVVLP, from the coding sequence GTGCTTTCTAGGCTGAATCTGTTTTTTGTTTTATTGCTGGCTCCCCTTTGTGGGATTCTGCTTGCTTTTGCCAAGCCCTCACCCTTGGAAGCCAATATGGACAAGCTATCGTTAAAAAGTGCTCAACTCGCTGCCCAAATGTCGGAGCTGGAAAAAACCTCTAATGAAACGAAAGACATTTTGGCAAGTCTACGTAAAACGGCTGATCAGGATAAAAAAGAAGCAGAGCATTATCAGAAGCAGCTTGATAATCTGGTCGCAGCTAGCAAAAACCAGACGAAGCAATCTACTGGATTACTAGATGAAATCCTAGCAAACCTGCTAGGAGATCCAATTGGACAAAACTTCGGTAAAAATTCGCGAATTAAAGTGTACTCGCTTAAAGAAGCTGGATATAGCGGCTACATGGCAAAAGTCCATCTGTTTAACCCCAATGCGCTGAAAATGGTCTTGGCCAACGATAGCGTTTATAGTAGAGGGGAAACAACAAGTCATGCAGCAAAACGAAAAGGTGCCGTCTTAGCAGTGAATGCAGGTGGTTTTGATAAGCGCAATGGTAAACTCGCTCCACTCGGCATTACAGTGGTAGATGGACAGGTCAAGACATTTTCCAATAATCCGAATCTAAGCTTTGTCGGTTTTAATAAAAATGGTCGCTTGCACAGTGGACGTCTTACCTCACAAGAGCAAGTGAAAAAGAACGGCATCATGCAGGGAGCGAGCTTCTTGCCAATCCTTTTGGAAAATGGTCAGAAAAAAGCAATTCCAAAAGCATGGGCAAACCGGCGTGAACCACGTACACTGATTGGAAATTTTGAAAATGGTGATCTGTTATTTATCGTAATTGACGGACGCAACAAAGGTGGCAGTAAAGGGGTTACCCTAGAGGAAGCCCAACGTAAATTGCTTGAGTTTAAAGTACGTGACGCATACAACCTAGATGGTGGAAGTTCCAGTGTCTTTTATTATAATGGTAAAGTTTTAAACCATCCTTCTAGCGGGCGTGAATTATCTTTGACTACTCATTTAGTAGTTCTTCCTTAA
- a CDS encoding MarR family winged helix-turn-helix transcriptional regulator produces MKQSLAFLQSFWAINRITSKLTQLDAADAGLTLQQLAILHVIRFHPELKTLKQVTDRLLTAKSTLSISIDGLVTLGYLTREPSQDRRETILSLTPEGHKLSQTINNHSSAHHVMETALQSMDPEDVDTLLRLLKSLHTQLNSLKTGVH; encoded by the coding sequence ATGAAACAATCCCTTGCGTTTCTGCAATCATTTTGGGCTATCAATAGGATCACATCTAAATTGACCCAGCTAGATGCTGCCGATGCTGGCCTTACCTTGCAACAGTTAGCTATTTTACATGTCATTCGCTTCCATCCGGAGTTAAAAACATTGAAACAAGTAACAGATCGCTTGTTAACAGCTAAAAGCACTCTGAGTATTTCTATAGATGGACTAGTAACGCTTGGATATCTTACCAGAGAACCTTCTCAAGATAGACGCGAAACTATTTTGTCGTTGACACCTGAAGGACACAAGTTATCTCAAACGATCAATAATCACTCTTCTGCTCATCATGTTATGGAAACGGCTTTACAAAGCATGGACCCTGAAGATGTGGATACCTTACTTAGATTGTTAAAATCCTTACATACGCAGCTAAACAGCCTTAAAACGGGAGTACATTAA